The following proteins come from a genomic window of Lachnoclostridium phytofermentans ISDg:
- a CDS encoding AraC family transcriptional regulator → MDHNNKRGYLNDQFRFFHLKDSHTAPIEYHYHDFQKIVIFFSGNVTYMIEGKVYQLMPWDILLINHHEMHKPIIQTGVPYDRIILWLNRESLLQDSLKQYRLDDCFQETVAKKSNLLRAEAKYRMKFSHLLQELEDSFHSKEYASELYTNTLFIQLMILMNRMLDSAPLIETQTSIQSNKHVDSLISYISENLSGDLSIEALSKALYLSSSYLMHKFKEVTGTSLHNYITKKRLTNALELMREGTPITTASLQSGYSDYSTFLRTFRKVYHCTPTEYVTGKLQNSPFQGQEYRE, encoded by the coding sequence ATGGATCATAACAACAAACGTGGTTACCTTAATGACCAATTTCGATTTTTTCACCTAAAAGATTCCCATACAGCACCGATTGAATATCATTATCATGACTTTCAAAAAATTGTCATCTTTTTCTCTGGTAATGTGACCTATATGATTGAGGGTAAGGTTTATCAGTTAATGCCTTGGGATATCCTGCTCATTAATCATCATGAGATGCATAAGCCAATCATTCAAACAGGAGTTCCATATGATCGTATTATTTTATGGTTGAATCGAGAATCTTTATTGCAGGATTCCTTAAAACAATATCGACTTGATGATTGCTTTCAGGAAACGGTAGCGAAAAAAAGTAATCTTTTACGAGCTGAAGCGAAATACAGAATGAAATTCTCACATCTCTTGCAGGAACTTGAAGATTCCTTTCATTCCAAAGAATATGCAAGTGAGTTGTATACCAATACACTTTTTATACAACTCATGATATTAATGAATCGAATGTTAGATTCTGCTCCTCTCATAGAAACACAAACGAGTATTCAATCAAATAAACATGTAGATTCTCTTATTTCTTATATTTCGGAGAATTTATCCGGTGATTTAAGCATCGAAGCATTATCCAAAGCTCTATACTTAAGTTCCTCCTATCTTATGCATAAATTCAAAGAAGTGACCGGAACATCACTTCACAATTATATAACAAAAAAAAGGCTAACAAATGCCTTAGAATTAATGCGAGAAGGTACTCCAATTACAACAGCAAGTTTGCAAAGTGGCTATAGCGATTATTCCACCTTTTTACGTACATTTCGTAAAGTTTATCATTGTACACCGACTGAGTACGTAACCGGCAAACTACAAAACTCTCCATTTCAAGGTCAGGAATATAGAGAGTGA
- a CDS encoding ABC transporter permease has product MEGTSFVKLLEDKLIKKEISKEEAIISSAFAKRYDIKIGDTIGLISHKNLTIDIKGNIKINNYNERLISQFTVAEITDNAAKNILIDNQSEVIDQVEEKFFNRIYLAEDGPLDKDELYLTLTELSYQYGITWSSYQEVLKRDEKILKEETQLLSICINTLFIFICFGMLNTLNNILLSRRKEYRVLRQLGVRRGNIVKIMIIQILTFCCIGIILGVVFGSFVISTMNFSDLRSFRIQLSLKEVLILVSVLLLFMLGTIPTMKKIIME; this is encoded by the coding sequence GTGGAAGGTACTTCCTTTGTTAAGCTTTTAGAGGATAAGTTAATTAAAAAGGAGATAAGTAAAGAAGAGGCTATTATAAGCTCTGCTTTTGCTAAGAGGTATGATATTAAGATTGGTGATACCATAGGTCTAATAAGTCATAAAAATCTTACAATAGACATTAAGGGAAATATAAAGATAAATAATTATAATGAAAGACTTATCAGTCAATTTACAGTAGCGGAAATAACGGATAATGCGGCAAAAAACATTTTAATAGACAATCAATCGGAAGTCATAGATCAAGTAGAGGAGAAATTCTTTAACCGTATCTACCTAGCAGAGGATGGTCCTCTTGATAAGGATGAGTTATATCTAACTTTAACAGAGCTAAGTTACCAGTATGGCATAACATGGTCTTCTTATCAAGAGGTGCTAAAAAGAGACGAAAAGATATTAAAAGAAGAAACGCAATTACTCTCTATATGTATCAATACTCTTTTTATATTTATTTGTTTTGGCATGTTAAATACCTTAAATAATATCTTACTTAGTAGAAGGAAGGAATACCGAGTACTAAGGCAATTAGGAGTTAGAAGAGGGAATATCGTTAAAATTATGATAATACAGATACTTACTTTTTGTTGCATTGGTATTATTCTAGGCGTGGTTTTTGGATCCTTTGTGATATCAACGATGAATTTTTCTGATCTAAGAAGTTTTCGGATACAATTATCGCTTAAGGAAGTACTGATTTTAGTTAGTGTTTTACTTTTATTTATGTTAGGTACAATTCCAACAATGAAAAAAATAATTATGGAATAA
- a CDS encoding FtsX-like permease family protein — MIISSITGDLEDENTIKNITKDNLVKSYTGGLSQFITINGEQVYGFGLQDNKITRTRYGFTHKLEEGSIIINDIAAKLLHVELGDKIILKEVAFQIDEIIELHKFTEEKMPIAIVPLSTFRTLVDREQGVDFLAIKLKDMAWLDVMTKQLREEYPSLQITSTYEVSEMRSIEMVISNYLLFLSGLIIIISILLISSIYYRYLKKSHKNIDTLRMIGANSSNIYEIMFYQSILMNSIGCILGFLLAFVCNKTFIEWFGKKGEWIEQEVTF; from the coding sequence TTGATTATTTCAAGTATCACAGGTGATTTAGAGGATGAAAACACGATTAAAAATATTACAAAGGATAACTTGGTCAAATCCTATACCGGTGGACTATCGCAATTTATAACTATAAATGGGGAACAAGTTTATGGCTTTGGATTACAAGATAATAAAATCACAAGGACGAGATATGGATTTACCCATAAACTAGAAGAGGGTTCCATCATCATAAATGATATAGCTGCCAAATTGCTTCATGTTGAACTTGGAGATAAAATTATACTTAAAGAAGTAGCGTTTCAAATAGATGAAATTATTGAATTACATAAGTTTACTGAGGAGAAGATGCCGATAGCAATCGTTCCATTATCTACGTTTCGTACCCTAGTTGATCGAGAACAAGGTGTTGATTTTTTAGCCATAAAACTTAAGGATATGGCTTGGCTAGATGTTATGACGAAGCAGTTAAGGGAAGAATATCCTTCTCTTCAAATAACCTCAACATATGAAGTAAGTGAAATGAGATCGATAGAAATGGTTATTTCAAATTATCTATTGTTTTTAAGTGGTTTGATTATCATTATTAGTATCCTATTGATTTCAAGCATCTACTATCGCTATTTAAAGAAAAGTCATAAAAATATTGATACTCTTCGTATGATAGGAGCAAATTCTTCTAATATATACGAAATTATGTTTTACCAATCAATTTTGATGAATTCTATTGGTTGTATCCTAGGATTTCTATTGGCTTTTGTATGTAATAAAACTTTCATAGAATGGTTTGGTAAGAAAGGAGAATGGATTGAGCAAGAGGTAACATTTTAG
- a CDS encoding glycoside hydrolase family 13 protein — protein sequence MKNTNTLHPWWESAAAYQIYPRSFMDSNGDGVGDLQGIISRLPYLSELGFDLIWICPIYPSPNDDNGYDISDYQNIQKEYGTMEDFEELLHKAHERGIRVIMDLVVNHTSSSHPWFIESRSSKDNPKRDWYIWKDGKDNVEPNNWESIFGGSTWEYDEKSGQYFLHVFGKTMPDINWENTQVKKAIFDMICWWLDKGIDGFRVDAISHIKKPDFNDMPNPKNERYVSSFDKHMNQSGILDLLNELKENAFSKYDIFTVAEANGVRIEEIEEWVSSEKGIFNSLFQFDHLNLWNVGSEEGKISIKKLKNALTKWQKAAPMDGNVALVMENHDLVRSISRFGSEDKYWKESAKCLALMYYMQKGVPFIYQGQEIGMLNADYESHLDFRDDPTLFAYQDRINNGMSPAESLQVLKKSSRDNSRTPMQWDASPHAGFTTGTPWMKVNQNYHWLNAEVQKEDEDSILNFYKKLIKIKKETTGLIYGDYKLLMEESESIYAYTREYEEKNYLVVCNLSEELSELQIDLDITKGEILISNYEDRNSKEMLLKPYECRLYSL from the coding sequence ATGAAAAACACAAATACACTACACCCTTGGTGGGAAAGTGCAGCAGCATATCAAATATATCCAAGAAGTTTTATGGATAGCAATGGTGATGGCGTAGGAGATTTACAAGGTATCATTAGCAGACTGCCATACTTATCTGAACTGGGTTTTGATTTAATATGGATATGTCCAATCTATCCGTCTCCTAACGATGATAACGGTTATGATATTAGTGATTATCAAAATATCCAGAAGGAATATGGTACCATGGAAGATTTTGAAGAATTACTCCATAAAGCTCATGAACGTGGTATTCGCGTTATAATGGATTTGGTAGTAAATCATACATCGTCTAGTCATCCTTGGTTTATTGAGTCTAGAAGTTCTAAAGATAATCCAAAGAGGGATTGGTATATATGGAAAGATGGGAAAGACAATGTAGAACCAAACAACTGGGAAAGTATTTTCGGAGGTTCTACCTGGGAATATGACGAAAAAAGTGGACAATACTTTTTACACGTTTTTGGTAAAACCATGCCGGATATCAATTGGGAAAATACCCAAGTAAAAAAAGCAATATTTGATATGATTTGCTGGTGGCTTGATAAAGGAATTGATGGATTTCGGGTGGATGCCATCAGTCATATTAAGAAACCGGATTTTAACGATATGCCAAATCCTAAGAACGAACGTTATGTTTCTTCTTTTGATAAGCATATGAATCAATCCGGTATATTGGATTTACTAAATGAACTAAAAGAGAATGCCTTTTCAAAGTATGATATTTTTACCGTAGCGGAAGCCAATGGAGTACGTATTGAAGAAATAGAGGAGTGGGTATCATCAGAGAAGGGAATATTTAATTCTTTATTTCAATTCGATCATTTGAATTTATGGAATGTAGGATCAGAAGAAGGAAAAATATCCATAAAGAAGTTAAAAAATGCCCTGACCAAATGGCAAAAGGCTGCACCCATGGATGGAAATGTGGCTTTGGTAATGGAAAATCATGATTTAGTTAGAAGTATAAGCCGTTTTGGTTCCGAAGATAAATACTGGAAAGAAAGTGCAAAATGCCTTGCTTTAATGTATTATATGCAAAAAGGAGTTCCTTTTATTTACCAAGGACAGGAAATAGGAATGCTAAATGCTGATTACGAGTCCCACTTAGATTTTCGCGATGACCCTACTTTATTTGCTTATCAGGACCGTATTAATAATGGTATGTCACCAGCAGAATCCTTACAGGTGCTAAAAAAGAGCAGCAGAGATAATTCTCGTACTCCAATGCAGTGGGATGCTTCCCCTCATGCAGGGTTTACTACTGGTACTCCATGGATGAAAGTGAATCAGAATTATCATTGGCTAAATGCAGAAGTGCAAAAAGAAGATGAGGATTCTATATTAAATTTCTACAAAAAGTTAATAAAAATTAAAAAAGAGACCACAGGCCTCATTTATGGTGATTATAAGTTATTAATGGAAGAAAGTGAAAGCATCTATGCTTACACTAGAGAGTATGAGGAAAAAAACTATCTGGTTGTTTGTAACCTATCAGAAGAACTAAGTGAATTACAAATCGATTTAGATATTACGAAAGGTGAAATACTCATAAGTAATTATGAAGATAGAAACAGTAAAGAAATGTTATTAAAACCTTATGAATGTAGGTTATACAGTCTTTAA
- a CDS encoding glycoside hydrolase family 13 protein yields MVKKWWHSSVVYQIYPRSFNDSNGDGIGDLKGIIEKLDYLKNLGIDVIWLSPVFKSPNDDNGYDISDYEDIMDEFGTLEDMELLLKEANNRGIKILMDLVANHTSDEHKWFIESRKSKDNAYRDYYIWRDPVDGHEPNDLGSTFSGSAWEWDEATGQYYLHLFSKKQPDLNWENPIVREEVWKSMNFWIDKGIGGFRMDVIELLGKIPDEKIISNGPMLHEYIREMNRNSFGDKDLLTVGECWGATPEIAKMYSNPDGSELSMVFQFEHIGLDQIPGKDKWDLQPLNLIDLKNVFHKWQTCFHDDGWNSLFWNNHDTPRIVSRWGNDKVYKIESAKMLATLLHGLKGTPYIYQGEELGMANIKFKDINQYKDIETLNMYKDRLNKGYKHEDIMESIYAKGRDNARTPMQWSDEIDGGFTTGTPWIEVNPNFTEINAKEQVSNPNSIYNYYKKLIEIRKNNEVIVYGDFEMLLPEDKNIFAYVRTLKDSKIVVVCNFYENEVEYNIPKEYEEKKEVLISNYGLSLTGRLRPFEAIMYRV; encoded by the coding sequence GTGGTAAAAAAATGGTGGCACAGTTCAGTTGTGTATCAGATATATCCAAGAAGTTTTAATGACAGCAATGGAGATGGAATAGGTGATCTAAAAGGTATTATTGAAAAATTAGATTATCTTAAAAATTTGGGGATTGATGTAATTTGGTTAAGTCCTGTTTTTAAGTCACCAAATGATGATAACGGCTATGATATCAGCGATTATGAAGATATTATGGACGAATTTGGTACTTTGGAAGATATGGAACTTCTTTTAAAGGAAGCGAACAATAGAGGTATTAAAATTCTTATGGACTTAGTTGCCAACCATACTTCTGATGAGCATAAATGGTTTATTGAGTCTAGGAAATCAAAAGATAATGCTTATAGGGACTATTATATATGGAGAGATCCAGTAGATGGTCATGAACCGAATGATTTAGGTTCTACTTTCTCCGGAAGTGCTTGGGAATGGGATGAAGCGACAGGGCAATATTATTTGCATTTATTTAGCAAGAAGCAGCCAGATTTGAACTGGGAAAATCCTATCGTCAGAGAAGAAGTCTGGAAGTCTATGAATTTTTGGATTGATAAGGGTATCGGTGGTTTTAGAATGGATGTTATTGAGCTTCTTGGTAAGATTCCAGATGAAAAAATTATTAGTAACGGACCTATGCTCCATGAATATATTCGAGAGATGAACAGGAATAGCTTTGGGGATAAGGATTTATTAACGGTAGGTGAATGCTGGGGTGCAACTCCTGAAATAGCTAAAATGTATTCTAATCCTGACGGTAGTGAATTAAGTATGGTATTTCAGTTTGAGCATATTGGGCTGGATCAGATACCGGGAAAAGATAAATGGGATTTACAACCTCTGAACTTAATTGACCTTAAGAATGTATTTCATAAATGGCAAACCTGTTTTCATGACGATGGATGGAATAGTTTGTTCTGGAATAACCATGACACACCAAGAATTGTATCCAGATGGGGAAATGATAAGGTATACAAGATTGAAAGTGCTAAGATGTTAGCAACACTTCTGCATGGGCTTAAGGGTACCCCTTATATATATCAGGGTGAGGAATTAGGAATGGCCAATATTAAGTTTAAAGATATCAATCAATATAAAGATATAGAAACTCTTAATATGTATAAAGACCGCTTAAATAAAGGTTATAAGCACGAAGATATTATGGAATCCATATATGCTAAGGGCAGAGATAATGCCAGAACCCCTATGCAGTGGAGTGATGAGATAGATGGCGGATTTACAACCGGTACACCTTGGATCGAGGTAAATCCAAACTTTACAGAGATAAATGCAAAAGAACAGGTAAGTAATCCAAACTCCATTTATAATTATTATAAAAAATTGATAGAGATAAGAAAGAACAATGAAGTAATTGTATATGGTGATTTTGAAATGTTACTTCCGGAAGACAAAAATATATTTGCATATGTTAGAACCTTAAAAGATTCCAAAATAGTAGTAGTATGCAACTTCTATGAAAATGAAGTGGAATATAACATACCAAAGGAATACGAAGAAAAGAAAGAAGTTCTTATTTCTAATTATGGTTTAAGTTTAACGGGCAGATTAAGACCTTTTGAAGCGATTATGTATAGGGTATAG
- a CDS encoding amylo-alpha-1,6-glucosidase: protein MKFIYGKNDWKTLDRGQENCYLITNGLGGYSSLTTIGSNSRNDHALLMACTIAPNHRYHLITRMDEVVELDKEKFSLSSQEYVNHAKNQLGFQYLNQFTFEYYPVWVYQVEGIEIKKTVLMSYGENTIGIRYVIHNNMDKEVKLTITPQLQFIPKGDTLNPNQIFEINDNVISSNGIRLNYTTNGTIASYPTEYTKDLYYGYDARDGREAIGVTASNHNISVTVAAYDELVFDVIYSTDPIVTAIDSIIENETKRLEGLVTQSGIKNEVGKQLVKSADQFLVDRDSTKGKTLMAGYPFFADWGRDTMISMVGCCISTKRYEEAKSIFRTFMQYCKKGLMPNMFPEGGNDPLYNTVDASLLFIGAVYEYYLESNDIAFVEEAYAIMEDIIKWYKQGTDYHIKMDTDGLIMAGSGLEQVTWMDVRFEDILPTPRHGKPVEINAYWYNDLKIMGLFARLLGREDNQYEELADLVSVSFSEKFWNESENCLKDLVSGEEADNQIRCNQIWAVSQPFSLLDKDKEKMVVSKVYETLYTPYGLRSLSKNDKAFKAIYGGSHFNRDMAYHQGTVWAFPLGAYYLAYLKVNDESLEAAKRVKEQLEALEACMREGCIGQIAEIYDGENPTISQGCFAQAWSVSELLRVFAKIEKVEKNL from the coding sequence ATGAAATTTATATATGGAAAAAATGATTGGAAGACATTAGATAGGGGACAGGAAAACTGTTATCTGATAACGAATGGATTAGGTGGTTATTCTTCCCTTACCACAATTGGTTCTAACAGCCGTAACGACCATGCTCTGCTGATGGCTTGTACTATAGCGCCTAATCATAGATATCATTTAATTACACGAATGGATGAAGTTGTTGAACTGGATAAAGAGAAGTTTAGTTTATCTAGTCAAGAATATGTAAATCATGCGAAAAACCAATTAGGATTTCAATATTTAAATCAATTTACATTTGAATATTATCCTGTTTGGGTGTATCAGGTAGAGGGAATTGAGATTAAGAAAACTGTCTTAATGTCTTATGGGGAGAATACAATTGGGATACGTTATGTGATTCATAATAACATGGACAAAGAAGTTAAATTAACTATCACTCCTCAGCTTCAATTTATTCCTAAAGGTGATACCTTAAATCCGAATCAAATATTTGAAATTAATGATAATGTGATAAGTAGTAATGGAATCAGGTTAAATTATACGACCAATGGAACAATTGCCAGCTACCCTACAGAATATACAAAAGATTTATATTATGGTTACGATGCAAGAGATGGACGAGAAGCAATAGGTGTGACAGCATCTAATCATAATATTTCCGTAACAGTAGCTGCTTATGATGAATTGGTATTCGATGTAATATATAGCACAGATCCTATCGTTACTGCCATAGATAGTATAATAGAAAATGAAACGAAGAGACTGGAAGGTCTTGTAACTCAGTCTGGAATTAAAAATGAAGTAGGAAAGCAATTAGTTAAAAGTGCGGACCAATTTTTGGTTGACAGAGATTCCACCAAAGGAAAAACCCTCATGGCAGGATACCCATTCTTTGCTGATTGGGGAAGAGATACTATGATATCTATGGTAGGCTGCTGCATTTCTACAAAGCGGTATGAAGAAGCGAAAAGTATATTCCGTACCTTTATGCAGTATTGTAAGAAAGGCTTAATGCCAAATATGTTTCCAGAAGGAGGCAACGATCCTTTATATAACACCGTAGATGCCTCCCTCCTTTTTATCGGTGCTGTATATGAGTACTATTTAGAAAGTAATGACATTGCCTTTGTAGAGGAGGCATATGCCATTATGGAAGATATTATAAAATGGTACAAACAAGGCACGGATTATCATATTAAAATGGATACAGACGGTTTAATTATGGCTGGTAGCGGATTGGAACAGGTAACCTGGATGGATGTACGGTTTGAAGATATTTTACCAACCCCACGACATGGAAAGCCAGTTGAAATCAATGCCTATTGGTACAATGACTTAAAAATCATGGGTCTGTTTGCCAGATTGTTAGGCAGAGAAGACAATCAATATGAAGAGCTTGCTGACTTAGTAAGTGTCAGCTTTTCTGAAAAGTTCTGGAATGAATCAGAGAATTGTCTAAAGGATTTAGTATCGGGTGAAGAAGCGGACAATCAGATTCGTTGTAACCAAATATGGGCAGTATCCCAGCCTTTTTCCTTGTTGGATAAGGATAAGGAGAAGATGGTTGTGAGTAAAGTATATGAAACCTTATATACTCCATATGGACTTCGAAGTTTAAGTAAGAATGACAAAGCTTTTAAAGCTATTTACGGGGGCTCACACTTTAACCGTGATATGGCTTATCATCAAGGAACTGTATGGGCATTTCCTTTAGGTGCTTATTATTTGGCTTATCTTAAAGTAAATGATGAAAGTTTAGAAGCTGCAAAAAGAGTAAAAGAACAGCTGGAAGCTTTAGAAGCATGTATGAGAGAAGGCTGTATTGGACAAATTGCAGAAATATATGACGGAGAAAATCCTACGATCTCCCAAGGTTGCTTTGCGCAAGCCTGGAGTGTCAGTGAGTTATTAAGAGTTTTTGCTAAAATTGAGAAAGTTGAAAAAAATCTTTAA
- a CDS encoding alpha-amylase family glycosyl hydrolase, with protein MRKKILLLSCLIIVLLAASACKKADVNQNPSELNQDESQKEKEENDDEGTPEVSQDETKAVIPYDYVQNLNIIDDNYRNFYEIFVYSFYDSNGDGIGDINGVISKLDYINDGNDATDSDLGFNGIWLMPIMPSTTYHKYDVTDYYNIDPQYGTLEDFKNLVSECHKRGIHLIIDFVFNHTSAKHPWFLEAVSYLESLKEGEEPDLEKCPYVGYYHFTKDYNGSKTYYKAGTSNWYYEGVFWDQMPDLALENENVRKEIEDIAKYWLDLGVDGFRLDAAKEYFSGEKERNIEVLKWFSDYVKSVKEDADIVAEVWDEEGTIAAYYESGIPSLFNFPLSQHNGLITNTARKLGTSSGKNFAKTLLRLDEKYKEGNPKYIDAPFISNHDTTRISAQCVNDEDQMKMSAGMLLTMNGSPYVYYGEEIGMNSKGTKDENKRLPMQWSATDTTGITTPPANADSVEQKFPPVDEQMKDPLSLYNYYKRAVRIRNENPEIARGDMSVIEELCTKDISAIKKVYQGSEIVILYNINTESANILLKDAGLTELNIRGYLSVDGNAVTMSDGVVSMPKYSIVILK; from the coding sequence ATGAGGAAGAAAATTTTATTGTTAAGCTGTCTTATTATTGTCCTGTTAGCGGCAAGCGCATGTAAAAAGGCTGATGTAAATCAGAATCCGTCTGAATTAAATCAGGATGAAAGTCAAAAGGAAAAGGAAGAAAACGATGATGAAGGCACACCGGAAGTGTCTCAGGATGAAACTAAGGCAGTTATTCCTTATGACTATGTACAGAATTTAAATATAATTGATGATAACTACCGTAATTTTTATGAAATATTCGTTTACTCTTTTTATGACAGCAACGGTGACGGCATTGGAGATATTAATGGTGTTATATCAAAATTAGACTATATTAATGATGGCAATGATGCGACCGATTCAGATCTAGGCTTTAACGGGATTTGGCTAATGCCTATCATGCCATCAACCACATATCACAAATATGACGTAACGGACTATTACAATATTGATCCACAGTACGGGACATTAGAGGATTTTAAAAATCTGGTTTCTGAATGTCATAAACGTGGAATTCATTTAATTATCGACTTTGTATTCAATCACACCTCGGCAAAACATCCTTGGTTTTTAGAAGCGGTTTCCTATCTGGAAAGCTTGAAGGAGGGAGAAGAGCCTGATTTAGAAAAATGTCCATATGTAGGATACTATCATTTTACGAAAGATTATAACGGTAGTAAAACTTACTATAAGGCAGGAACTTCAAATTGGTATTACGAAGGTGTCTTCTGGGATCAGATGCCGGATTTAGCTCTGGAAAATGAAAATGTCAGAAAAGAAATTGAGGATATAGCTAAATATTGGCTTGACCTTGGTGTAGACGGATTCCGCTTGGATGCAGCGAAAGAGTATTTTTCCGGTGAAAAAGAAAGAAATATTGAAGTTCTTAAGTGGTTTTCGGATTATGTAAAAAGTGTGAAAGAGGATGCCGACATTGTTGCGGAAGTATGGGATGAAGAGGGTACTATAGCAGCTTATTATGAAAGCGGAATTCCAAGTTTATTTAACTTCCCACTTTCCCAACACAATGGATTAATTACAAACACAGCCAGAAAATTGGGTACTTCTTCTGGTAAAAACTTTGCTAAAACTTTACTTCGTTTAGATGAGAAGTATAAGGAGGGTAATCCTAAATATATAGATGCTCCGTTTATTAGTAATCATGATACCACAAGAATATCTGCCCAATGTGTCAATGATGAAGATCAAATGAAAATGTCAGCAGGTATGTTATTGACCATGAATGGCAGCCCATATGTCTATTATGGAGAAGAGATTGGTATGAATAGTAAGGGAACCAAGGATGAGAATAAAAGATTGCCTATGCAGTGGTCAGCTACAGATACTACGGGAATTACTACACCACCAGCTAATGCAGATTCTGTAGAGCAGAAGTTCCCTCCTGTCGATGAGCAAATGAAAGATCCTCTATCCCTTTATAACTACTATAAGAGAGCAGTTAGAATCCGTAATGAGAACCCAGAGATTGCAAGAGGAGATATGAGTGTAATTGAAGAATTATGCACAAAGGACATCAGTGCAATTAAAAAGGTATACCAAGGCAGTGAAATTGTGATTCTTTATAATATTAATACAGAATCAGCCAACATATTGTTAAAAGATGCAGGTCTTACGGAGTTAAATATCAGAGGATACTTATCAGTGGATGGAAATGCAGTTACCATGTCAGATGGTGTTGTTTCAATGCCTAAGTATTCGATAGTTATATTAAAATAA
- a CDS encoding sugar ABC transporter permease: MKKTTMKMRQLITNIIVHVFLAVLGFIWVLPIFFVILTSLRKEAGQYKSYIFPRAYTLDNYKKLFDQASSLTFGRWFINTLIVAIFTCIFSAFFVLCVSYVMSRLRFKMRKKFLNIAMILGMFPGFMSMYAIYFILKGFGMLEAGPLKLVALVMVYSGGAGLGFLVAKGFFDTIPKTIDEAAFIDGATKWDVFRKITIPLSKPIIVITILNAFMAPWVDYIFAKVILGQDRKYYTIAIGLWTMLEKEFVEYYYTQFFAGCVLISIPIAILFLIIQRFYVEGVSGAVKG; encoded by the coding sequence ATGAAAAAAACTACTATGAAAATGAGACAGTTAATAACGAATATTATTGTCCATGTGTTTTTAGCCGTTCTTGGATTTATATGGGTATTACCTATCTTCTTTGTAATATTAACTTCACTTCGTAAAGAAGCAGGACAATATAAAAGCTATATTTTCCCGAGAGCTTATACACTGGATAATTACAAAAAACTTTTTGATCAAGCAAGCAGTTTAACATTTGGTAGATGGTTTATCAATACTCTAATTGTAGCTATCTTTACCTGTATTTTTTCTGCATTCTTTGTATTATGTGTATCTTATGTAATGTCAAGATTAAGGTTTAAAATGCGTAAGAAATTTTTAAATATTGCCATGATTTTAGGAATGTTCCCTGGTTTCATGTCCATGTATGCGATTTACTTTATATTAAAGGGATTTGGTATGCTGGAAGCAGGACCACTAAAATTAGTAGCACTGGTCATGGTATATTCGGGTGGTGCAGGGTTAGGATTCCTAGTTGCAAAAGGTTTCTTTGATACCATACCAAAAACCATTGATGAGGCTGCATTTATTGATGGAGCAACGAAATGGGATGTATTCCGTAAAATTACGATACCTTTATCAAAGCCGATTATTGTTATAACTATTTTGAATGCCTTTATGGCACCTTGGGTAGATTACATTTTTGCAAAAGTTATCCTTGGTCAGGATAGAAAATACTATACCATTGCCATTGGCTTATGGACCATGTTAGAGAAAGAGTTTGTTGAATATTATTATACCCAGTTCTTTGCAGGCTGTGTATTAATATCAATTCCAATTGCAATTCTTTTCTTAATTATACAAAGATTCTATGTAGAAGGTGTCTCAGGTGCTGTAAAAGGTTAA